The window TCGTCGCCGCCGTCGTCGCCTTCACGGCTTTCTTCGAAGCGGTGGCGGAGCTGGGCTTCGTGGGGGCCCTGCTCCAGCGGCGCGACCTCACGGAAGCCGATCTGTCCGGCGTCTTCTGGCTGGCGCTCGCCGCGGGAGGCGTCCTCTACCTCGCGCTGTACGGTGGGGTCTCGCTGCTGGGCGGGCTGTTCGAAACCCGGGGGTTCACGGCGGTCCTGCGCATCCTGGGCCTCAACGTCTTCCTGGTGGCGCTCCTGGTGGTGCCCAAGGCCATCCTGCGGCGGCGGCTGGAGCTGCGTCGCCTCTCCCTGGCGCGGCTCGCCGGGGTGGCCGCCGGGGCCGCGGCCGCCATTCCGCTGGCGCTCTCGATGCACGGCCATTGGGCGCTGGTGGGCCAGAGCCTGGCCGGCTACGGCACGGAGCTGCTCGCCGTCTGCTGGTTCGCGCGCTGGCGGCCGCGGCTGGAGCTCAGGCCGCGGGTGAGCGGGGCGCTGGCGCGGTTCTCCCTGTCGATGTTCTTCCAGATCGCCGTCAACTACTGGTCGCGCGGCGCGGGGAGCCTGCTGATCGCCCGCTTCGGCGCGGCCCCGCTGGGCGAGTACAACCTGGCGCAGCGCCTGGTAGGGATCCCCATGCAGCTGCTCTGGAGCGCGCTGGGGCCCATGCTGCACCCCGCGTACGCCATCATGGGCGACGACCTGCCGCGCCTGCGCGCCGCGTACTCGGACCTCCTTCAGCTCACCGGCATCCTCAGCCTCCCCCTGGCGGCGGTGCTGGGGCTCACCGCGGACCGGCTCGTCCCGCTCCTGTGGGGGCCGCAGTGGACGGCGAGCATCCCGCTGGTGTACGCGCTGCTTCCCGTGGCCGCGGTGCAGCCCCTGGCCGCGGTGGGGGCCCCGCTCTTCATGGCGCGGGA of the Longimicrobium sp. genome contains:
- a CDS encoding oligosaccharide flippase family protein yields the protein MEADRGHAGGSLRGTVVRETLWNAAGAYSGLLLGLVVTAVLARVLSPADFGVVAAVVAFTAFFEAVAELGFVGALLQRRDLTEADLSGVFWLALAAGGVLYLALYGGVSLLGGLFETRGFTAVLRILGLNVFLVALLVVPKAILRRRLELRRLSLARLAGVAAGAAAAIPLALSMHGHWALVGQSLAGYGTELLAVCWFARWRPRLELRPRVSGALARFSLSMFFQIAVNYWSRGAGSLLIARFGAAPLGEYNLAQRLVGIPMQLLWSALGPMLHPAYAIMGDDLPRLRAAYSDLLQLTGILSLPLAAVLGLTADRLVPLLWGPQWTASIPLVYALLPVAAVQPLAAVGAPLFMARERTGLMLRVTVFNAAVLLAAMALGLRWGAAGVAWGYSVAYLCIAFPCASGVVQARVLHGTLRELAAWLWRPLATCAVVLAGGWAARVLAGSTPPLAGLLAIASASLLAWGLAVRALAWPLVRSVARARGGP